One Mercurialis annua linkage group LG3, ddMerAnnu1.2, whole genome shotgun sequence DNA window includes the following coding sequences:
- the LOC126672725 gene encoding uncharacterized protein LOC126672725 has translation MSGKGLAYGTAAIKVGGTTSAGTTTVGGALVLYLPEDISDPRLSALPQVIISHHFLAKATLQGLVYYNGVWDKDLNYSNYKVKGIIIKEDINFQKLKEMIAGILKEMRVTKFLLCVTNKVCEEQWQSPEPESFNSATMIEGQSENMISSETTMDIVKYAEILGEQNSKEEEKAERTPEDISMVTEPSIKDIYVGQIFKDKKIMITSFCFYTIANHFQYKVSKSCPKEYIVNCLDDNCKWTVRASRDGKTSMFVVRRVNNIHTCPPEIRMEDKRQATSLIIGEYIKTKFLDVKTIYTLSDIIADIQKDFGVILSYNRAWRSKGKALDQIRGNPCDSYSILPKFQHMLLQTNPGSVVDIHTTDGKFEYVFMALDASIKGWKYCRPVIVVDATFLKSTYRGMLLTASTQYGNGKIFPLAFVVVDSENHASWEYFFAKLLETFGRRAGLCIVSDRHDSISETVKNIFPEASHGICAYHLLNNVKLKFGKKTNAKALRECFYGAAKSYSVQSFDYFMGQLDAINVAIRPYLEKNWGQKMGKITLQRQ, from the exons ATGTCTGGAAAGGGTTTGGCGTATGGAACGGCAGCCATTAAGGTCGGCGGAACGACATCAGCAGGAACGACGACCGTAGGTGGAGCGTTGGTCTT GTACCTTCCTGAAGACATTTCAGACCCAAGACTATCCGCTCTTCCGCAAGTTATCATTTCGCATCATTTCTTGG CAAAAGCAACACTTCAAGGTCTTGTATACTACAATGGAGTATGGGATAAAGATTTAAATTACTCCAACTATAAGGTGAAAGGAATAATAATAAAGGAAgacataaactttcaaaaacTGAAGGAAATGATAGCTGGAATACTGAAG gaaatgcgAGTAACCAAATTTCTTTTGTGTGTTACTAATAAAGTATGCGAAGAACAGTGGCAATCACCGGAACCTGAAAGCTTCAATTCTGCCACAATGATTGAAGGACAGTCAGAAAATATGATCTCCAGTGAAACAACAATGGATATTGTCAAATATGCTGAAATTTTGGGAGAACAGAATagcaaagaagaagaaaaagctgAGAGAACACCAGAAGACATCTCAATGGTCACTGAACCTAGTATAAAGGATATATATGTCGGACAGATCTTTAAAGATAAAAAGATCATGATAACTAGTTTTTGTTTTTACACAATTGCTAACCACTTTCAATATAAAGTGAGTAAATCATGCCCGAAGGAATATATAGTCAATTGCTTAGACGACAATTGCAAGTGGACTGTAAGAGCCTCAAGAGATGGAAAGACAAGTATGTTTGTTGTTAGAAGAGTGAATAACATCCACACCTGTCCACCAGAAATTAGAATGGAAGACAAACGACAAGCTACATCATTAATAATTGGggaatatataaaaacaaagttTTTGGAtgttaaaacaatttatacCCTATCAGACATAATTGCAGACATACAAAAAGATTTTGGGGTGATTTTGAGTTACAATAGGGCATGGAGATCAAAAGGAAAGGCGCTAGATCAGATTAGAGGTAATCCATGTGACTCATATTCTATTTTGCCAAAATTTCAACACATGCTTTTACAAACTAATCCGGGGTCAGTAGTAGATATACATACAACCGATGGAAAATTTGAATATGTTTTTATGGCTCTCGATGCATCCATAAAAGGTTGGAAGTACTGTAGGCCAGTGATTGTAGTCGATGCGACATTCTTAAAATCAACCTATCGTGGAATGTTATTGACAGCATCCACCCAATATGGGAATGGTAAGATTTTTCCACTAGCATTTGTTGTTGTTGATTCTGAAAATCATGCTTCTTGGGAATACTTTTTTGCAAAATTACTGGAAACTTTTGGTCGGAGGGCTGGATTGTGTATAGTATCAGATAGGCACGATAGCATATCTGAGACAGTCAAAAACATTTTTCCAGAAGCAAGTCATGGAATTTGTGCATACCATTTACTAAACAATGTTAAACTAAAGTTCGGAaagaaaacaaatgcaaaagcgTTGAGAGAGTGTTTCTATGGAGCTGCAAAGTCTTACTCAGTTCAGTCTTTTGACTATTTCATGGGACAACTAGATGCTATAAATGTTGCAATTCGACcctatttggaaaaaaattgggGTCAAAAAATGGGCAAGATCACATTGCAAAGACAATAG
- the LOC126672724 gene encoding uncharacterized protein LOC126672724, with product MTSNIAESMNAAIKAARELPVATLLEYLRFLTQKWTYTNRNAAICTMTKLTSKAENNLRDNYAISLRMKASTSVTNVHDVQDGEKTFIVKLREKNCTCGRFQIDEMPCPHTLAILSSLHLDPYQYCSKFFTKENLLAMYDGVVYPMPSQNNWDIPTEIERIEILPPIGKIPAERPKKKRINGPLETINPSKCGRCDQRGHNRKTCRNLPK from the exons ATGACTTCAAATATAGCCGAATCTATGAATGCAGCTATCAAAGCAGCTAGGGAGTTACCAGTAGCGACACTTCTTGAATATTTGAGATTCTTGACGCAAAAATGGACTTACACGAATAGAAATGCTGCAATCTGTACAATGACTAAGTTGACAAGCAAAGCAGAAAATAATCTCAGAGATAACTATGCAATTTCTTTGAGAATGAAG GCTTCAACATCAGTTACTAATGTGCATGATGTGCAAGATGGTGAAAAGACATTTATAGTGAAACTGAGAGAAAAGAACTGTACATGTGGCAGATTTCAAATTGATGAGATGCCATGTCCACATACACTTGCAATATTATCCTCACTACACCTAGATCCTTATCAATACTGCTCTAAATTCTTCACCAAAGAGAATCTGCTTGCAATGTATGATGGAGTTGTGTATCCAATGCCAAGTCAAAACAATTGGGATATACCTACTGAAATTGAAAGGATTGAAATACTTCCACCAATAGGAAAGATACCAGCTGAaagaccaaaaaaaaaaagaataaatggACCATTGGAGACAATTAATCCAAGTAAGTGTGGAAGATGTGATCAAAGAGGACATAACCGAAAGACATGTCGAAATCTACCAAAGTAG
- the LOC126672723 gene encoding uncharacterized protein LOC126672723 yields MIRPRMDFGVEHIWKKSWFYAIKCSGQFLTSSHINVVMYYIRKKAKYKLLDGLRITTTDCLFDDRMCATYVAYTKKKKHDVSTVSECGTVADFIRGDKVLCNTHWKDVDEVLFPIHVNSQKHWILGRLVFKERCIYVYNSMQSSLSRALGIEAATEYSVLIPLFLTRMNIYQMRSDIDFNSPAYQNKHFCDSFNIVSVSSLPEQQETDCGVFTLAFAEHLIHDKPIPLTLDINRYQMRLSYLLYRYGMMKNAENIVSDEEIESKKNDEKATKKGKKKVSD; encoded by the exons ATGATTCGACCAAGAATGGATTTTGGAGTGGAACATATTTGGAAAAAATCATGGTTTTATGCGATTAAGTGTAGTGGTCAATTTTTGACGTCATCT CATATCAATGTGGTTATGTATTACATCCGCAAGAAAGCCAAGTATAAGCTGTTAGATGGTTTGCGAATTACCACAACTGACTGTCTGTTTGACGATAGAATGTGTGCAACGTATGTGGCATatacaaaaaagaagaagcatGATGTATCTACTGTCAGTGAGTGTGGTACTGTAGCTGATTTTATTCGTGGAGATAAGGTTCTTTGCAATACTCATTGGAAGGACGTGGATGAGGTTCTTTTTCCCATACACGTGAACAGTCAGAAACATTGGATTTTGGGACGTTTGGTCTTTAAAGAGAGATGCATATATGTCTATAATTCCATGCAATCATCTTTGTCGAGGGCTCTTGGAATTGAAGCAGCCACGGAATATTCAGTTCTCATTCCTCTGTTTTTAACTCGTATGAATATTTATCAAATGAGGAGCGACATTGATTTCAACTCTCCTGCTTATCAGAATAAGCATTTTTGTGATTCTTTCAATATTGTATCTGTTTCCAGCCTTCCAGAGCAACAAGAAAC TGATTGTGGAGTGTTCACTCTTGCGTTTGCAGAGCATTTGATTCATGATAAACCTATTCCATTGACTCTGGATATTAATCGCTATCAGATGCGTCTCTCATATCTGTTGTACCGGTATGGCATGATGAAGAATGCAGAAAATATTGTTAGTGATGAAGAGATTGAATCGAAGAAGAACGATGAAAAAGCAACAAAAAAAGGGAAGAAAAAGGTGTCAGATTAG